One genomic region from Leptospiraceae bacterium encodes:
- a CDS encoding DUF4091 domain-containing protein, translating to MKLFSTFIILIYLFSSCSYLDRFLGGEIQSSSKKERLLLLGGVSSTVNTPSIQDFSYKLSQSTEGFTLWTTPPSERVFQKGIVPDKTISEINVFAAKNEYEPFQLVVNPSVATSVNVSIDSFGEGISAELSQVKYVNITTVSDNLGKTGAYPDPLWPLSSSATVSLPALQNTSFWITLYVAKTVNAGDYTANVHIGSLSVPVKLHVFNFALPDEPQVHSQMNFNYNTVLSKYGVSGTGEDYWKYVDMMKLFFIQHRLTPKSVNWPGGITGTGAGPFINYDCNTATLSDTDGIWGFDSPSDKYVNGNGFHSGVGFPTFMAATFRNNDSSLDQRPDTFCGITRASTDWYAANNPSSAYNQKWFQYITVLQNYLKTKGFIQKAYYYMANEPQDQADYDAIVWYSKELKKVAPDLKLMVSEEPRPEIYNSGKIDIWLPVLHNYNPDVSHSRQINNAEETWIYFLYGTRPPFFNPITLDHPGIESKLTGWFLWKYRIRGIAYYSMNDWSKNPYTEPATSNHNGDTFMLYPPSEDNSNISYGSNQHRLVSSIRLELMRDSLEDYEYFYLLNASSHPVPGTTNEADAQVNKIISGLTAYSRNSEYLYTLRKVIGQKLGGEISTIPELIPSADHTRAEGSPGNYYINFQDPNSSPESSPLVVDGKEYMKIGWSQYNKTDGYGWYGDLTHVKYQYLSSGSNELQKSIIYDDWGRQKTFEFDLPNGTYSVTVSVGWQGKTYSHNKILIEGISFINDEASAPYIEKTLDVIVADRKLTMEMGIFDEYTMLNYLKIEAK from the coding sequence ATGAAACTGTTTTCTACATTCATCATCCTTATATATTTATTCTCTTCCTGTTCCTATCTGGATAGGTTTTTAGGAGGAGAGATTCAATCGAGCTCTAAAAAAGAACGTCTCTTATTGTTGGGAGGAGTATCTTCTACTGTAAATACACCGAGTATACAGGATTTCTCCTATAAACTCAGCCAATCTACTGAGGGTTTTACTCTCTGGACTACTCCACCTTCGGAAAGGGTTTTTCAAAAGGGTATTGTCCCGGATAAAACCATTTCCGAAATAAATGTGTTTGCAGCGAAGAATGAATATGAACCCTTTCAACTCGTAGTAAATCCTTCTGTTGCTACTTCTGTAAATGTGAGTATCGATTCCTTCGGAGAAGGCATCAGTGCGGAGCTTTCGCAGGTTAAATATGTAAATATTACGACAGTGAGTGATAATCTGGGAAAAACGGGAGCTTACCCGGATCCGCTCTGGCCACTTTCCAGCTCGGCTACGGTTTCTCTGCCTGCTCTTCAGAATACTTCTTTCTGGATAACACTCTATGTGGCAAAGACGGTAAATGCGGGGGATTATACAGCCAATGTTCATATTGGTTCTTTGTCTGTACCTGTGAAGCTTCATGTGTTTAACTTTGCGCTTCCTGATGAGCCGCAGGTTCATTCGCAGATGAATTTTAATTATAATACAGTACTGAGTAAATATGGGGTTAGCGGCACAGGAGAAGATTACTGGAAGTATGTGGATATGATGAAGTTATTCTTCATACAACATCGGCTTACACCCAAATCAGTTAATTGGCCGGGAGGCATAACGGGAACCGGGGCCGGTCCCTTTATAAATTATGACTGTAATACAGCAACTTTAAGCGATACGGATGGGATCTGGGGTTTTGACTCTCCTTCCGATAAGTATGTAAACGGAAATGGATTCCATTCAGGAGTGGGTTTTCCTACCTTTATGGCTGCTACGTTTCGGAATAATGATTCTTCTTTAGATCAGAGACCGGATACATTCTGCGGAATTACAAGAGCTTCTACAGACTGGTATGCAGCAAATAATCCTTCTTCTGCTTATAATCAAAAGTGGTTTCAATACATAACAGTATTACAAAACTATTTAAAAACTAAAGGATTTATTCAAAAAGCCTATTATTATATGGCTAATGAGCCGCAGGATCAGGCAGACTACGATGCCATTGTCTGGTATTCGAAGGAACTGAAGAAAGTAGCACCGGACTTAAAGCTTATGGTTTCAGAAGAGCCCAGGCCCGAAATTTATAATAGTGGAAAAATAGATATCTGGCTTCCGGTTTTACATAATTATAATCCGGATGTTTCTCATTCCCGTCAGATAAATAATGCAGAAGAAACCTGGATCTATTTTTTATATGGAACAAGACCTCCTTTCTTTAACCCTATTACCCTTGACCATCCCGGGATTGAAAGTAAGTTGACGGGCTGGTTTTTATGGAAATACAGGATTCGGGGAATTGCTTATTATTCTATGAACGATTGGTCTAAGAATCCCTATACAGAACCGGCTACGAGTAATCATAATGGAGATACATTTATGTTGTATCCACCTTCCGAAGATAATTCTAATATATCTTATGGCTCAAATCAGCACAGGTTGGTTTCGTCTATACGTTTGGAACTTATGAGAGATAGTTTGGAGGACTATGAGTATTTTTACTTACTGAATGCTTCTTCACATCCTGTTCCAGGTACTACAAATGAAGCTGATGCACAGGTGAATAAAATCATTTCCGGTTTGACGGCTTATTCTCGAAATTCTGAATATCTGTATACTCTACGAAAAGTGATCGGACAAAAATTGGGTGGAGAAATCAGCACAATACCGGAGCTTATTCCTTCTGCTGATCATACAAGAGCAGAAGGGAGTCCCGGAAACTATTATATCAATTTTCAAGATCCAAATTCTTCTCCTGAATCCTCTCCGCTTGTAGTGGATGGAAAAGAATATATGAAAATAGGTTGGTCACAGTATAATAAAACGGATGGATACGGTTGGTACGGAGATTTAACGCATGTAAAATACCAGTATCTAAGTTCCGGATCGAATGAATTACAGAAAAGCATTATATACGATGACTGGGGAAGGCAGAAGACCTTTGAATTTGATCTGCCGAACGGAACTTATTCGGTGACGGTTTCTGTAGGTTGGCAGGGAAAAACCTACAGTCATAACAAAATTCTAATAGAAGGAATTAGCTTTATCAATGATGAGGCTTCAGCACCGTATATAGAAAAGACTCTGGATGTAATAGTTGCAGATAGGAAACTTACAATGGAGATGGGTATTTTTGATGAGTATACAATGCTGAACTATTTAAAGATTGAGGCGAAATAA